In Streptomyces sp. SLBN-118, the following are encoded in one genomic region:
- a CDS encoding GAF domain-containing protein yields MTDEAGRGRERPLPNALFELTEGYGQILGLLDQSIAMHRVVDDVPEISGVDVAWVGEPDGADRIVLGHTVNTRTPAVNGLVVPSGCGLGGQVMLQRRPLWVSDYRSSDTITHHFKAQAETEGLGAMIAVPVMHEGRLFGVLYGSNRETSTFSDRTTRALEQAASRAAAAAVVAERARHAAEVAVHEERRRLALELHDTMGAMLFSLGAGIRTLADELPPEDAVQARLSDLEEQAVQAAAALRVSLYALNAPPEQVALGVALRGDCRAFQERTGVIARLIIVTEVPVLAAAPVKALTNAIREALLNVEKHARARSVVVSVFTLSGGVCVTIADDGVGLPPVEGHSRGLGLSAMSERLERVGGKAHILRNEDGGVTVQAWVPA; encoded by the coding sequence ATGACAGACGAGGCAGGCAGAGGGCGGGAACGGCCCTTGCCGAACGCACTGTTCGAGCTCACCGAGGGGTACGGCCAGATCCTCGGCCTGCTCGACCAGTCCATTGCCATGCACCGGGTCGTGGACGATGTGCCGGAGATCAGCGGGGTCGACGTGGCCTGGGTGGGCGAACCGGACGGCGCGGACCGGATCGTGCTCGGACACACGGTGAACACGCGGACACCCGCCGTGAACGGCTTGGTCGTGCCGTCCGGGTGTGGGCTCGGCGGGCAGGTCATGCTCCAGCGCAGGCCCCTGTGGGTCAGTGACTATCGCAGCTCCGACACCATCACCCATCACTTCAAAGCCCAGGCCGAGACGGAGGGGCTGGGCGCGATGATCGCCGTGCCCGTGATGCACGAAGGCCGGCTGTTCGGTGTCCTCTACGGCTCCAACCGCGAGACCAGCACGTTCAGCGACCGGACGACCCGGGCCCTGGAGCAGGCGGCGAGCCGCGCCGCGGCCGCCGCCGTCGTCGCCGAGCGGGCCCGCCATGCGGCCGAGGTCGCCGTGCACGAGGAACGACGCCGGCTCGCGTTGGAACTCCACGACACCATGGGGGCCATGCTGTTCTCCCTGGGGGCGGGCATCCGCACCCTGGCCGACGAGCTGCCGCCCGAGGACGCCGTGCAGGCACGGCTGAGTGACCTGGAAGAACAGGCCGTCCAAGCCGCGGCCGCGCTGCGCGTCTCCCTGTATGCGCTGAACGCGCCGCCGGAGCAGGTCGCCCTGGGAGTCGCGCTGCGTGGCGACTGCCGGGCATTCCAGGAGCGCACCGGGGTCATCGCCCGGCTCATCATTGTCACCGAGGTCCCGGTTCTGGCGGCGGCCCCGGTCAAGGCACTGACCAACGCAATACGGGAGGCGCTGCTGAATGTCGAGAAGCATGCGCGGGCCCGATCCGTGGTGGTCAGCGTCTTCACTCTGTCCGGGGGAGTCTGCGTGACCATCGCGGATGACGGGGTCGGGCTGCCGCCTGTGGAAGGACACTCCCGCGGCCTTGGCCTCTCCGCCATGTCCGAGCGCCTGGAGCGGGTGGGCGGCAAGGCCCACATCCTCCGCAACGAGGACGGCGGCGTCACCGTCCAGGCATGGGTGCCGGCGTGA
- a CDS encoding long-chain fatty acid--CoA ligase yields MSSRPAVPSTMQEVPLLVRRLLENGMNLHGGSEVITATDNNGTRTATYAQVGRNAAKLAHALAGLGVQPGDRVATFMWNNQEHLEAYLAVPAMGAVIHPLNIRLFPEQLTYIANHAQDTVVIVDASLLPVFAELLPGMRTVRHVVVNGEAKGSVLPGGPAAVHDYGRLLEKRPETYDWPDLDENQAAGMCYTSGTTGNPKGVVYSHRSLYLHSLGISLPDLMGISARDRLLAIVPQFHAQAWGLPYAAFLTGASLAMPDRFLAPAPLAQFIAASRPNKGAGVPTVWQSLAHHVEQHPEADISSLQEAVVGGSSCPPSLMRTYEDEFGIQLLHAWGMTEVSPLGALARVPQGAQGEDAWRYRLSQGRFPAPVEARLIGRDGTVLPWDGHSVGELEVRGPWITGSYHLDDDPEKFDDGWLRTGDVGTIAADGFLTLTDRVKDVIKSGGEWISSVELENHLMAHPGVAEACVVGVPDDKWGERPLAAVVLRPGSTAAFGELRGFLAGKVAAWQLPERWALVGEVPKTSVGKFDKKTVRKQYADGELEVDVIT; encoded by the coding sequence ATGTCCAGCCGTCCAGCCGTCCCCAGCACCATGCAGGAGGTGCCGCTGCTCGTCCGCAGGCTGCTGGAGAACGGCATGAACCTGCACGGCGGCAGCGAAGTGATCACGGCCACGGACAACAACGGCACCAGGACTGCCACCTACGCCCAGGTCGGCCGCAACGCCGCCAAGCTGGCCCACGCGCTGGCCGGCCTCGGCGTACAGCCGGGCGACCGGGTGGCCACGTTCATGTGGAACAACCAGGAGCACCTGGAGGCATACCTAGCCGTACCCGCCATGGGCGCTGTGATCCACCCCCTGAACATCCGCCTTTTCCCGGAACAGCTCACCTACATCGCGAACCACGCACAGGACACGGTGGTCATCGTCGATGCCTCCCTCCTGCCGGTCTTCGCCGAGCTGCTGCCCGGCATGCGCACCGTGCGGCACGTCGTCGTCAACGGCGAGGCGAAGGGCTCGGTCCTGCCCGGCGGTCCTGCTGCCGTACACGACTACGGCCGGCTGCTGGAGAAGCGGCCCGAGACGTACGACTGGCCGGACCTGGACGAGAACCAGGCGGCAGGCATGTGCTACACATCCGGCACCACGGGCAATCCCAAGGGCGTGGTCTACAGCCACCGTTCGCTGTACCTGCACTCGCTGGGCATCAGCCTGCCGGACCTCATGGGCATCTCCGCCCGCGACCGCCTGCTCGCCATCGTCCCGCAATTCCACGCCCAGGCGTGGGGTCTGCCGTACGCAGCGTTCCTGACCGGCGCCTCGCTCGCCATGCCGGACCGGTTCCTGGCCCCCGCGCCCCTTGCGCAGTTCATCGCCGCCTCCCGCCCCAACAAGGGAGCCGGTGTGCCCACGGTGTGGCAGAGCCTGGCCCACCATGTCGAGCAACACCCGGAGGCCGACATCTCCTCCCTCCAGGAGGCCGTCGTGGGCGGCTCCTCCTGCCCGCCGTCCCTGATGCGGACCTACGAGGACGAATTCGGCATCCAGCTGCTGCACGCCTGGGGCATGACCGAGGTGTCGCCGCTGGGCGCCCTGGCCCGTGTGCCCCAAGGTGCACAGGGCGAGGACGCCTGGCGCTACCGGCTCAGCCAGGGCCGCTTCCCGGCGCCGGTGGAGGCCCGGCTCATCGGCCGTGACGGGACGGTCCTGCCCTGGGACGGACACAGCGTCGGCGAGCTGGAGGTGCGCGGCCCGTGGATCACCGGCTCGTACCACCTCGACGACGACCCGGAGAAGTTCGACGACGGCTGGCTGCGGACCGGCGACGTGGGCACGATCGCCGCCGACGGCTTCCTCACGCTCACCGACCGGGTCAAGGACGTGATCAAGTCCGGCGGAGAGTGGATCTCGTCCGTCGAACTGGAGAACCACCTCATGGCGCACCCGGGCGTGGCCGAGGCGTGTGTCGTCGGCGTCCCGGACGACAAATGGGGTGAGCGCCCCCTGGCCGCGGTGGTTCTCCGGCCCGGCAGCACGGCCGCCTTTGGGGAGTTGCGGGGCTTCCTCGCCGGAAAGGTCGCCGCATGGCAGCTCCCGGAGCGCTGGGCCCTGGTCGGGGAGGTGCCCAAGACATCTGTCGGCAAATTCGACAAAAAGACGGTGCGCAAGCAGTACGCGGACGGGGAGCTGGAGGTGGACGTCATCACATAG
- a CDS encoding DUF485 domain-containing protein → MTPSAPPPPPWEPGPPWASDSLREPSPPQRPVPTVYEQLQADPGLQRLRAARRRPVFAVAGAVVGLYLLNALLAGEARGFMAVGVAGPLNIGLALSLIQCVTTAWAVWWYTRYARNFLDPDGRRLRAHVEKRENTR, encoded by the coding sequence ATGACTCCCTCGGCGCCACCACCCCCGCCGTGGGAACCGGGGCCGCCATGGGCCTCGGACTCGCTGAGGGAACCGAGTCCGCCGCAGCGGCCGGTCCCGACCGTCTACGAGCAGCTGCAAGCCGACCCCGGTCTGCAGCGCCTGCGAGCGGCACGCCGGCGCCCGGTCTTCGCCGTCGCCGGCGCTGTCGTCGGGCTGTACCTGCTCAACGCGCTGCTCGCCGGCGAAGCGCGGGGATTCATGGCCGTAGGAGTAGCCGGACCGCTGAACATCGGTCTCGCCCTCAGCCTGATCCAGTGCGTCACCACGGCCTGGGCCGTCTGGTGGTACACGCGCTACGCCAGGAACTTCCTCGACCCTGACGGCAGGCGTCTGAGGGCTCACGTCGAAAAGAGAGAGAACACGCGGTGA
- a CDS encoding cation acetate symporter, with protein sequence MTTALPLADSDGFPVFVVFAAFVASTLFLAIWATTDRATPGDFYISDGRLTPARNGIALFGDYMSAATLLGSPGVIALTGYDGIPYLLGPIVAWIVMLLLVAEPYHSTGRFTIGDSLARRLRSRPVHRAAGTATLVICLVYLIAQLVGAGALAAPILGLDGQGARKVLVASLGMLMIIYVLIGGMRAATVVQLVKAVILLGGGAFLAFLVMSRFSWNPAGLLNRAATRSGLGDAFLQPGVRYGDDSVSKLDSLSLQLAVLLGAAGLPHLLMRLGAVPTARAARTSVQWAAYLTLAFCLLAGVMGFGAVALLGREAITADSASGNSATLLLAEFLGGAFLLTLISCVAFTTVLAVVAGIVLAASTALAHDLYQVGFRNGKASEKSELLVAKGSVLLIGVVGTVLSMYAQGLNISFMVGLAFAVAGSAILPALLYSMYWKGFTTRGALWSIYGGLFTSVGLVLLSPAVSGGPTALLPDADFDVFPLGNPAVFSIPLGFLLGWLGSLFDPREVDGAEFAEAEVRILVGADAVPEHELRRG encoded by the coding sequence GTGACCACTGCTCTGCCACTCGCCGACTCCGACGGGTTCCCCGTGTTCGTGGTCTTCGCCGCCTTCGTCGCCAGCACGCTGTTTCTGGCCATCTGGGCCACGACGGACCGGGCTACGCCGGGTGACTTCTACATCAGTGACGGCCGGCTGACCCCGGCTCGCAACGGCATCGCCCTGTTCGGTGACTACATGTCGGCAGCGACACTGCTCGGCTCCCCGGGCGTGATCGCACTGACGGGGTACGACGGCATCCCCTACCTGCTGGGACCGATCGTCGCCTGGATCGTGATGCTCCTGCTGGTCGCCGAGCCGTATCACAGCACTGGGCGGTTCACCATCGGCGACAGCCTCGCACGGCGCCTGCGCTCGCGGCCCGTCCACCGGGCCGCGGGGACCGCCACGCTCGTCATCTGCCTGGTCTACCTCATCGCACAGCTGGTCGGCGCCGGGGCATTGGCCGCGCCGATCCTGGGGCTGGACGGACAGGGCGCGCGAAAGGTGCTGGTCGCCTCGCTCGGCATGCTGATGATCATCTACGTGTTGATCGGCGGGATGCGGGCCGCCACCGTGGTCCAGTTGGTGAAGGCCGTCATCCTGCTGGGCGGGGGCGCCTTTCTGGCTTTCCTGGTCATGTCGAGGTTCAGCTGGAATCCCGCGGGCCTGCTGAACCGAGCGGCGACCCGCAGCGGTCTGGGGGATGCCTTCCTCCAGCCCGGTGTGCGCTACGGCGACGACAGCGTGAGCAAACTCGACTCGCTGAGCCTGCAGTTGGCGGTTCTGCTGGGAGCGGCCGGACTACCGCATCTCCTCATGCGGCTCGGCGCGGTGCCCACCGCGCGCGCGGCGCGCACATCGGTCCAGTGGGCGGCCTACCTGACGCTCGCGTTCTGTCTCCTTGCCGGGGTGATGGGCTTCGGTGCCGTGGCGCTGCTCGGACGCGAGGCCATCACGGCAGACAGCGCCTCGGGCAATTCGGCCACTCTGCTGCTGGCCGAGTTCCTGGGAGGCGCTTTCCTCCTCACACTCATCTCCTGTGTCGCCTTCACGACGGTCCTCGCCGTGGTTGCCGGGATTGTGCTGGCGGCCTCAACCGCGCTGGCACACGACCTCTACCAAGTCGGTTTCAGGAACGGCAAGGCGTCTGAGAAGAGTGAACTCCTGGTCGCCAAGGGTTCGGTGCTGCTGATCGGTGTCGTGGGGACAGTGCTGTCCATGTACGCCCAGGGCCTGAACATCTCGTTCATGGTGGGTCTCGCCTTCGCCGTCGCGGGTTCGGCGATCCTGCCCGCCCTCCTCTACAGCATGTACTGGAAGGGCTTCACGACGAGAGGGGCGCTCTGGAGCATCTACGGGGGACTGTTCACCTCGGTGGGGCTGGTGCTGCTCTCCCCTGCCGTGTCGGGAGGTCCGACCGCGCTGCTGCCGGACGCGGACTTCGACGTCTTTCCCCTCGGCAACCCCGCTGTGTTCTCGATCCCTCTCGGCTTCCTGCTGGGCTGGCTCGGATCGCTCTTCGACCCGAGGGAGGTGGACGGAGCTGAGTTCGCCGAGGCTGAGGTCCGCATCCTTGTGGGAGCCGACGCCGTCCCGGAGCACGAGCTGAGACGCGGCTGA
- a CDS encoding NAD-binding protein, with amino-acid sequence MTATSAAEGSRDGAAAEGDPAAGTLSDGSRADEYFIVVGSDVARRVCGSLKSAGHQVRHLAQPTDEDLRRALDRDVAGVAILLDDDVESLRYALAVEHIRPNVSLVVTIFDRTVAEQLVRVVPNCRVTSPADVVAPTFLAACVESDLLALARTSSGHIAARREGDSVRLAPYRPPRSLRYRARLGRIRGQLRPHDSSSRITLTGLAGLLLVLFLDWLWSVTLQHRPPIEALFEAARTVSAVGPVSAHGSDAYMVFASVAMLLTVVFTAVFTAGLIDRLLAPRSVGIVGPRALPRAGHVVVVGLGQVGLRLCTQVQDLGIGVVAVERDPAAPNLRLARALGVPVVVADATDRFVLGELGLHKAQAMAAVASDDLDNIAVTVAALAVAPDLRVVMRAGDHEAIAETRSLFRIGLVHDLNSMCAAYTSATLCGMQPRGVVADGKQLLVERADGSFVPWPHADRCGHE; translated from the coding sequence ATGACTGCAACGTCGGCTGCTGAGGGTTCGCGCGACGGCGCCGCAGCCGAGGGGGACCCGGCCGCCGGCACGCTTTCGGACGGTAGCCGTGCCGACGAGTACTTCATCGTCGTCGGGAGCGACGTGGCGCGCAGGGTCTGCGGCTCGTTGAAATCGGCCGGTCACCAGGTGCGCCACCTGGCTCAGCCCACGGACGAGGATCTGCGCCGGGCGCTGGATCGGGACGTGGCAGGCGTCGCGATCCTGCTCGATGACGATGTCGAGTCCCTGCGCTATGCGCTTGCCGTGGAGCACATTCGTCCCAACGTCTCGCTGGTGGTGACGATCTTCGACCGAACGGTTGCCGAGCAGCTGGTACGCGTGGTCCCGAACTGCCGGGTCACCTCCCCGGCGGACGTCGTCGCACCGACCTTCCTGGCCGCATGCGTCGAGTCCGATCTGCTGGCCCTCGCCCGGACCTCTTCCGGCCACATCGCCGCCCGCCGGGAGGGGGACAGTGTCCGCCTCGCGCCCTACAGGCCACCACGCTCCTTGAGATACCGGGCACGGCTGGGGAGGATCCGGGGGCAGCTTCGGCCGCACGACAGCAGCTCACGGATCACGCTGACCGGCCTCGCCGGGCTTCTCTTGGTGCTGTTCCTGGACTGGCTCTGGTCCGTGACCCTCCAGCACCGGCCCCCGATCGAGGCCCTGTTCGAGGCGGCGCGAACGGTGTCGGCCGTCGGCCCCGTGTCCGCGCACGGTTCGGACGCCTACATGGTGTTCGCCAGCGTCGCGATGCTGCTGACTGTCGTGTTCACCGCCGTTTTCACCGCAGGCCTGATCGATCGCCTCCTGGCTCCTCGTTCGGTCGGCATCGTGGGTCCCCGGGCCCTTCCCCGGGCGGGCCACGTGGTGGTCGTCGGGCTGGGACAGGTGGGTCTGCGGCTCTGTACCCAGGTGCAGGACCTGGGCATCGGTGTGGTCGCCGTGGAGCGGGACCCGGCAGCTCCCAACCTCCGGCTGGCCAGGGCACTTGGCGTACCCGTCGTCGTCGCCGACGCGACGGACAGGTTCGTGCTGGGCGAGCTCGGCCTGCACAAGGCGCAGGCGATGGCCGCCGTCGCCTCGGACGACCTGGACAACATCGCGGTTACCGTGGCCGCGCTGGCGGTCGCGCCTGATCTGCGGGTGGTCATGCGCGCAGGTGACCACGAGGCCATCGCGGAGACCCGTTCGTTGTTCAGGATCGGCCTCGTCCACGACCTCAACAGCATGTGCGCCGCGTACACGAGCGCAACCTTGTGCGGAATGCAGCCGCGCGGCGTGGTGGCAGACGGAAAGCAGCTCCTGGTGGAACGTGCAGACGGAAGCTTCGTGCCCTGGCCGCACGCGGACCGGTGTGGCCATGAGTAA
- a CDS encoding ATP-binding protein, with protein MFGTSGMRKGGRTMTINEGDGPLIGRLAHVVAHLSSLVPGAHRGVTRSQWFERHPASVAAARSFTRDTLVDWTREESETVELLVSELVTNAVRHGAGPILLRVTVRGTSLRCEVTDAHPASPCLKAAGADDESGRGMWLLHELSHRCGVRPAHQGKTVWFELQAPGPASVPASAPGPAEASVPVLSRFAHA; from the coding sequence ATGTTCGGGACATCCGGAATGCGAAAGGGCGGCAGGACCATGACGATCAATGAAGGGGACGGACCGCTGATCGGCCGCCTGGCCCACGTCGTGGCCCACCTCAGTAGCCTGGTTCCCGGGGCTCACCGAGGTGTGACCAGATCTCAATGGTTCGAGCGCCACCCGGCCTCCGTGGCCGCCGCTCGGAGTTTCACCCGCGACACCCTGGTCGATTGGACCCGTGAGGAATCGGAAACCGTCGAGTTGCTCGTCAGCGAACTGGTTACCAATGCTGTGCGCCACGGAGCAGGCCCGATCCTGCTTCGTGTGACTGTCCGCGGCACGTCACTGCGGTGCGAAGTCACCGATGCGCATCCGGCTTCCCCGTGCCTCAAGGCGGCAGGCGCCGACGACGAATCCGGCCGAGGCATGTGGCTGCTTCATGAGCTGTCCCACCGCTGTGGCGTCCGTCCGGCGCACCAAGGAAAGACGGTCTGGTTCGAGCTGCAGGCTCCTGGCCCGGCCTCCGTCCCGGCTTCCGCCCCTGGCCCGGCCGAAGCCTCCGTCCCTGTCCTCAGCCGCTTCGCCCACGCATAG